The Haloarcula pelagica genome includes a region encoding these proteins:
- a CDS encoding RNA polymerase subunit sigma-70: MFEPCTEKALKTLLAIKSGDSISGVARKIDENRETIRRVVNSLEEGGYVEYDQGLSVVSPAVREAGLSLLAASAAVSPPSIPEAYVIPHFAGLDFAYTSIDAVYVWTRGGYQVARDPADYPLFIAVDETDLAEWERFFDRFGLPVGQERHPPEEVAGPIQYVLEARETVEADSVDGRPVISLDETLAFARDHYATFQSALDMLDRMYDDVEITADYRRDSF, translated from the coding sequence ATGTTCGAGCCCTGTACTGAAAAAGCGCTCAAGACACTCCTTGCAATCAAGTCTGGTGACTCGATCTCGGGAGTCGCTCGCAAAATCGATGAGAACAGGGAGACGATCCGCCGTGTCGTCAATTCACTCGAAGAAGGGGGCTACGTGGAGTATGACCAGGGGCTCTCCGTCGTCTCCCCGGCTGTCCGTGAGGCGGGACTCTCGCTTTTGGCCGCATCGGCAGCGGTGTCTCCACCGTCGATTCCAGAGGCGTACGTCATTCCGCACTTCGCTGGTCTGGACTTCGCATACACCTCGATCGACGCCGTGTACGTCTGGACGCGCGGGGGATATCAAGTCGCTCGTGACCCTGCGGATTATCCCCTCTTCATCGCCGTTGACGAGACTGATCTTGCGGAGTGGGAGCGGTTCTTCGATCGATTCGGACTCCCAGTCGGGCAGGAGCGCCACCCACCAGAGGAGGTCGCCGGACCGATTCAGTACGTCTTGGAAGCTCGTGAGACAGTCGAGGCCGACTCCGTCGACGGTCGCCCAGTCATCTCGCTTGATGAGACACTTGCGTTCGCACGGGATCACTACGCGACGTTCCAGTCGGCGCTCGATATGCTTGATCGGATGTACGACGATGTCGAAATTACTGCTGACTATCGAAGGGATTCTTTCTGA
- a CDS encoding DUF3368 domain-containing protein → MTGVIGILLRAANEDDLDLQQELDALREAGFWISDELYSKILSKGE, encoded by the coding sequence GTGACTGGTGTCATCGGTATCCTCCTTCGGGCGGCCAACGAAGATGATCTGGACCTACAGCAGGAACTGGATGCCCTTCGTGAGGCTGGATTTTGGATTTCTGATGAGCTCTATTCGAAGATTCTTTCTAAGGGAGAGTAG
- a CDS encoding UPF0175 family protein, translating into MATIEIDEEVYEALRLPEHERSQAMKEELAVSLYARDVLSFGKARALAELSTREFQALLGEREIPRHYTETELAEDLDYAE; encoded by the coding sequence ATGGCTACAATCGAAATTGACGAGGAGGTGTACGAGGCATTACGACTACCTGAACATGAGCGGTCACAAGCTATGAAAGAAGAATTAGCCGTCTCGCTGTATGCTCGCGATGTTCTTTCGTTCGGGAAGGCTCGCGCTCTCGCAGAGCTCTCTACCCGAGAGTTCCAAGCACTGCTTGGTGAGCGCGAAATTCCGCGTCACTACACCGAAACCGAACTCGCTGAAGACCTCGACTATGCCGAATAG
- a CDS encoding PIN domain-containing protein: MIIDSSFLFDLMAEDPAAFSKGSELVDRGELQWLPVPVVAEAYYGVAAAQSDTTEAELRNHLLGYPRLDIDEEIARTAGELLANADEAEGGDAGVGANDAYIAAMADVLDDAVLTDNVDDFEALGVPVETY; encoded by the coding sequence ATGATCATCGATTCCTCGTTCCTGTTTGACCTGATGGCTGAAGACCCAGCCGCATTCTCGAAAGGGTCCGAGCTGGTCGATCGGGGTGAGTTACAGTGGTTACCGGTTCCAGTAGTTGCTGAGGCATACTATGGCGTCGCTGCAGCCCAGAGTGATACGACCGAAGCGGAGTTACGGAACCACCTGCTCGGATACCCACGGCTCGACATCGATGAGGAGATCGCCCGAACCGCTGGGGAGCTACTCGCCAATGCAGACGAGGCTGAAGGAGGGGATGCAGGCGTTGGGGCGAATGATGCGTACATCGCCGCGATGGCTGACGTTCTTGACGATGCAGTCCTGACTGACAACGTCGATGACTTCGAGGCGTTAGGTGTCCCCGTCGAAACATATTGA
- a CDS encoding restriction endonuclease, with translation MAVLDDLSGFEFEDLMEDVFRNLGYENVRQAERTADEGRDVLMEEVVDGTRRAIVVECKHTGTVGRPVVQKLHSAIATFDFGGPKRGIVVTTGRFTGPAEEYADRLQQNDDPYPIELIDGEDLREIADEIGLDLYNGRIEILCDETLRPYDPATDVDAPVQEAFRDIENIEATDIPRPHSQVTFRPVVAITADADAVFETSVGVIHRIDDRTGFVVHAERGHPQVADDTVATLVTENLHATVDLDVDQFGATFDDVEERRFGQTQTEYKEWAVERLQDYHTTTVTYTGDNNVTYEKTCEPNRSDISVQSIEPVFLPQVRQTTDLEEYTYSYEYYAAGPSRVTEEDGIHRCVHCETSGVDETYTYCPNCGAIACDSHSKTERLEGEPVCTGCAVTERFALKTKYFYDEQNLEAFREEYADMPIHEKAMENKWLASGSVVATLLLLIGLLVIGGII, from the coding sequence ATGGCTGTACTGGACGACCTCTCAGGATTCGAGTTCGAGGACTTGATGGAAGACGTGTTCCGCAACCTCGGCTACGAGAACGTCCGGCAGGCCGAGCGGACAGCCGACGAGGGCCGGGACGTCCTGATGGAAGAGGTCGTCGACGGAACACGGCGGGCGATCGTCGTCGAGTGCAAACACACGGGAACTGTCGGCCGCCCGGTTGTCCAGAAGCTCCACTCGGCGATCGCAACGTTCGACTTCGGTGGTCCGAAGCGAGGGATAGTGGTGACGACCGGCCGGTTCACGGGCCCCGCCGAAGAGTACGCAGACCGACTCCAGCAGAACGACGATCCATATCCCATCGAACTGATCGACGGCGAGGACCTTCGAGAGATTGCCGACGAGATCGGACTCGACCTCTATAACGGCCGGATCGAGATCCTCTGTGACGAGACCCTGCGACCGTACGACCCGGCCACAGATGTCGATGCGCCTGTGCAGGAAGCGTTCCGCGACATCGAGAACATCGAGGCTACGGATATCCCGAGGCCTCACTCGCAGGTGACCTTCCGCCCAGTAGTTGCGATCACCGCCGATGCCGACGCCGTCTTCGAGACATCCGTCGGCGTCATCCACCGAATCGACGACCGCACGGGGTTCGTCGTCCACGCCGAACGTGGGCACCCACAGGTCGCCGACGACACGGTCGCAACACTGGTCACCGAGAACCTCCATGCGACGGTTGATCTTGATGTCGACCAGTTCGGGGCGACATTCGACGACGTCGAGGAACGCCGGTTCGGCCAGACCCAGACGGAGTACAAGGAGTGGGCCGTCGAGCGGCTCCAGGACTATCACACGACGACGGTGACCTACACCGGCGATAACAACGTCACGTACGAGAAGACCTGCGAACCGAATCGCTCGGACATCTCCGTCCAGTCGATCGAACCGGTGTTCCTCCCCCAGGTTCGACAGACAACCGACCTCGAAGAGTACACCTATTCCTATGAGTACTACGCCGCGGGCCCGTCCAGAGTGACTGAAGAGGACGGCATCCATCGGTGCGTCCACTGCGAGACGAGTGGCGTCGACGAGACGTACACCTACTGCCCGAACTGCGGGGCGATCGCCTGCGACAGCCACAGCAAGACCGAACGGCTCGAAGGTGAACCGGTTTGTACGGGCTGTGCGGTGACCGAACGGTTCGCGCTGAAGACGAAGTACTTCTACGACGAACAGAACCTTGAGGCGTTCCGCGAGGAGTACGCCGACATGCCGATTCACGAGAAGGCCATGGAGAACAAGTGGCTAGCCAGCGGTAGCGTGGTCGCGACGCTGCTGCTCCTCATCGGTCTCCTCGTGATTGGCGGCATCATCTAA
- a CDS encoding DUF6141 family protein, with protein MEQEPVFQEVQRFRQQWLWAVLGGAALLLLALGPISWAGLIILILAAGLIYSLRLQTEVRADGIYVEMWPLHRSFRRISWAEIESYESTEYNPIGEFGGWGIRWVPGRIAYNVSGNRGVWIERTDGRTVMIGSQRPEEFVRAIEEISPALHGG; from the coding sequence ATGGAGCAAGAGCCAGTCTTTCAGGAGGTACAGCGATTTCGCCAGCAGTGGCTCTGGGCGGTGCTTGGGGGCGCAGCATTGTTGCTGCTGGCATTAGGCCCAATTTCCTGGGCCGGCCTCATAATCCTCATCCTGGCCGCTGGCCTGATCTACAGTCTCCGTCTCCAGACTGAGGTGAGAGCTGACGGCATCTATGTCGAGATGTGGCCGTTGCACCGGTCGTTTCGTCGCATTTCGTGGGCAGAAATCGAGTCATATGAGTCGACGGAGTACAACCCGATCGGTGAGTTCGGTGGCTGGGGCATTCGGTGGGTTCCCGGGAGAATCGCATACAACGTCAGCGGTAATCGTGGTGTCTGGATCGAGCGGACGGACGGACGTACGGTGATGATCGGCTCCCAACGCCCGGAGGAGTTTGTCAGGGCCATCGAGGAGATATCCCCAGCCCTTCATGGGGGATAA